Proteins from a genomic interval of Stenotrophomonas sp. 24(2023):
- a CDS encoding bifunctional (p)ppGpp synthetase/guanosine-3',5'-bis(diphosphate) 3'-pyrophosphohydrolase, whose translation MSDAVNRASAPGLEALLNRPSAAVLSAPLREAVLQLWNAEGTPHGMRGSSWPVLADTLDALALLSADEGVVLAALLFDLPGLRGGLEALPLGRQHAAVAGLLDGQDAADQVWALHAGREAGRNSEGLRRLLLAIIHDLRVVPILLARQLARMRGADRLDDEQRRALAQLTRDIHAPLANRLGIWQLKWELEDLAFRHLEPDTYRRIAREVDETRLARERYVQNVKKQLSRELAAQGIQAEVSGRPKHIYSIWRKMQKKRLAFDQLYDIRAVRVMVDDVAACYAALGVVHALWAPVPSEFDDYIARPKANDYRSLHTAVVGPEGRTIEVQIRTHDMHAQAELGVAAHWKYKEGGKGAEKSFDRKITWMRQLLEQAQDGQGNELAGALDAELTEDRVYALSPKDEVMDLPQGATPLDFAYHVHTMVGHRCRGAKVNGRIVPLTYRLRSGDRVEILTGKEADPRRDWLMPALGFLASNRSREKVRSWFHKLDRARNVQAGRELLERELKRLGLQHADLAPAAKKFHAESVDDLYIQVALGDTGPNQVSRQLLEAERAAHQPPPAPALPRATARRDGLNKSKFTVQGVGNLLVQLARCCQPVAGEPIVGYLTRSRGVTVHRADCAALARLSATSPQRILPVEWGQAGGGYEVDVVVNAVDRRWLLKDITNLIAQEDAYVLDIHSDNVRNSGRAHLRLRLKVSDYGQLSTLLGKLDALPGVSEARRLG comes from the coding sequence ATGTCCGATGCTGTGAACCGCGCGTCTGCCCCCGGCCTGGAAGCCTTGTTGAACCGTCCTTCGGCGGCGGTGCTGTCCGCACCGTTGCGCGAAGCCGTGCTGCAGCTGTGGAACGCCGAGGGCACGCCGCACGGCATGCGCGGCAGCAGCTGGCCGGTGCTGGCCGATACGCTGGACGCGCTGGCCCTGCTCTCGGCCGACGAGGGCGTGGTGCTGGCCGCTCTGCTGTTCGACCTGCCGGGCTTGCGGGGCGGGCTGGAGGCACTGCCGCTGGGGCGCCAGCATGCGGCGGTGGCCGGCCTGCTCGATGGCCAGGACGCGGCCGACCAGGTATGGGCGCTGCACGCCGGCCGTGAGGCCGGGCGCAACAGCGAAGGCCTGCGGCGGTTGCTGCTGGCCATCATCCATGACCTGCGCGTGGTGCCGATCCTGCTGGCCCGCCAGCTGGCGCGCATGCGCGGTGCCGACCGGCTCGATGACGAGCAGCGCCGTGCGCTGGCCCAGCTGACCCGGGACATCCATGCGCCGCTGGCCAACCGGCTGGGCATCTGGCAGCTGAAATGGGAACTGGAAGACCTGGCATTCCGCCACCTGGAGCCGGACACCTACCGCCGCATCGCCCGTGAGGTGGACGAAACCCGCCTGGCGCGCGAACGCTATGTGCAGAACGTCAAGAAGCAGCTGTCGCGGGAACTGGCGGCGCAGGGCATCCAGGCCGAGGTCAGCGGGCGGCCGAAGCACATCTACAGCATCTGGCGGAAGATGCAGAAGAAGCGGCTGGCCTTCGACCAGCTGTACGACATCCGTGCGGTGCGGGTGATGGTGGACGACGTGGCCGCCTGCTACGCCGCGCTGGGGGTCGTGCATGCGCTGTGGGCGCCGGTGCCGAGCGAGTTCGATGACTACATCGCCCGCCCCAAGGCCAATGACTACCGGTCGTTGCATACGGCGGTGGTCGGGCCGGAAGGCCGCACCATCGAAGTGCAGATCCGTACCCACGACATGCACGCGCAGGCCGAACTGGGCGTGGCCGCGCACTGGAAGTACAAGGAAGGTGGCAAGGGCGCGGAGAAATCCTTCGACCGCAAGATCACCTGGATGCGCCAGCTGCTGGAGCAGGCGCAGGACGGGCAGGGCAACGAACTGGCCGGTGCGCTCGATGCCGAGCTGACCGAGGACCGTGTCTATGCCCTGAGCCCGAAGGACGAGGTGATGGACCTGCCGCAGGGGGCCACGCCGCTGGATTTCGCCTACCACGTACACACGATGGTGGGGCACCGTTGCCGGGGCGCCAAGGTCAATGGCCGCATCGTGCCGCTGACCTATCGGCTGCGCAGCGGTGACCGCGTGGAGATCCTGACCGGCAAGGAAGCCGATCCGCGCCGTGACTGGCTGATGCCTGCGCTGGGGTTCCTGGCCAGCAACCGTTCGCGTGAGAAGGTGCGCAGCTGGTTCCACAAGCTGGACCGCGCGCGCAACGTGCAGGCCGGGCGCGAGCTGCTCGAGCGCGAATTGAAGCGGCTGGGCCTGCAGCATGCCGACCTGGCACCGGCGGCGAAGAAGTTCCATGCCGAAAGCGTGGATGACCTTTACATCCAGGTGGCGCTGGGCGATACCGGGCCCAACCAGGTCAGCCGCCAGCTGCTGGAGGCCGAACGTGCGGCCCACCAGCCGCCGCCGGCACCGGCCCTGCCACGTGCCACCGCCCGCCGCGATGGCCTGAACAAGAGCAAGTTCACCGTGCAGGGCGTGGGCAACCTGCTGGTGCAGCTGGCGCGCTGCTGCCAGCCGGTGGCGGGCGAACCCATCGTCGGCTACCTCACCCGCAGCCGCGGTGTCACCGTGCACCGCGCCGACTGCGCCGCGCTGGCGCGCCTGTCGGCGACCAGCCCGCAGCGCATCCTGCCGGTGGAATGGGGCCAGGCCGGTGGCGGGTACGAGGTGGACGTGGTGGTCAACGCCGTTGACCGCCGCTGGCTGCTCAAGGACATCACCAACCTGATCGCGCAGGAAGACGCCTACGTGCTGGACATCCACAGCGACAACGTGCGCAACAGCGGCCGGGCGCACCTGCGCCTGCGGCTGAAGGTCAGCGATTACGGCCAGCTGTCGACCCTGCTGGGCAAGCTGGATGCGTTGCCGGGGGTCAGCGAGGCGCGTCGTCTCGGCTGA
- the hrpA gene encoding ATP-dependent RNA helicase HrpA: MTSIEQKPVLRLRQQRTAIDGAMSRDRGRLLGLLSRCQAKPQDTALMATFEQALQASVQRRQRRAQQQLSISLDPQLPIAREAEAIIGLIRDHQVVVIAGETGSGKTTQLPKLCLAAGRGQAGMIGCTQPRRIAARAVATRVAQELQSELGQLVGYQVRFNDKVGEDSRVKFMTDGILLAEIASDRWLSNYDTIIVDEAHERSLNIDFLLGYLKQLLRKRPDLKLIVTSATIDTERFAQHFDNAPVISVEGRTFPVEVRYRALEGEGEQEGERTVNDAIVAAVDEITRQDARGDVLIFLPGEREIRDAHQALERRKYRQTDVLPLYARLSNQDQDRVFNPGPNRRIVLATNVAETSLTVPRIRYVVDPGFARVKRYSPRNKLDRLHIEPISQASANQRKGRCGRIAEGICYRLYAEADFQARPEFTDPEIRRSSLAGVILRMLQLGLGRIEDFPFLEAPDERAIADGWQQLAELGAIDSERRMTAVGKQMARLPVDVKLARMLVAAQAAGCLRPMLVIAAFLGIQDPRERPPEARGAADSAHAQFADGRSEFVGVLRLWDGYRQAHEDLTQSKLRDWCGRHFLGFLRMREWRELHRQLRLLCEELGWKEEAIEASMAPLLAGSSAPAAARDDAEAAKATRGQLHRAARLAREGKAEPAPAPVAARAQREQAPAGGGFSEKVRASAYQTLHRALVAGLPTQIGHRTDKGDFQAPRQRRFLPFPGSVLSKRPPPWLLAANLLDTQKVWGMTLAAIEPDWVIAELPHLLLRKHFDPHWSRAQGQVLASEQISLFGLVLAPKKPVHYGRINPGEAHDIFVRQALVTGEITTRASVVADNLKVLEEAREEEAKLRRAGIVADEDWQARWYLDRVPPQIHSAAGLDAWWKALAPPQRHALQWTLQDLLPGEGSEEDRYPKYLPLGDARLPLHYRFEPGAEDDGVTVDVPLHLLNALDPVRLGWLAPGFVADKASALIRSLPKAMRRNYVPAPDFARAFFEAFPQPSADDITGELARFLSRATGATVAATDFDVPALEPHLRMNLRLRDDHGKVLATSRDLDVLRARFGDRAGQAFAARAGRAMAAEGLRTFPAAPIPLQVPGEAGVPAWPALVDEGETAALRIFADRQQAQEAHPQGVRRLLEIGLAEKVKQARKQLPVAAKTGLLYAAIESQERLRGDLVDAAMNAVLADGLGEIRDAALFEQRREQAGKALFGEAMQRLKLAESILALVAELKPLLEAPLMGWARGNLDDMEAQLAGLVHAGFLRDTPADALAQYPRYLKAMILRTERAKRDPTRDQARMLELRPFLEALESGDQQGLRARPAWQALRWDLEELRVSLFAQELGARTGISAKKLAQRVAALRQG; the protein is encoded by the coding sequence ATGACTTCTATTGAACAAAAACCCGTGTTGCGACTGCGTCAGCAGCGGACCGCCATCGATGGCGCGATGAGCCGCGACCGTGGCCGCCTGCTGGGACTGCTGTCGCGCTGCCAGGCCAAGCCGCAGGACACCGCGCTGATGGCCACCTTCGAGCAGGCCCTGCAGGCCTCCGTGCAGCGGCGCCAGCGCCGTGCGCAGCAGCAACTGTCCATCAGTCTGGACCCGCAGCTGCCGATCGCCCGTGAAGCCGAGGCGATCATCGGCCTGATCCGCGACCATCAGGTGGTGGTGATCGCCGGAGAGACCGGCTCGGGCAAGACCACCCAGCTGCCGAAGCTGTGCCTGGCCGCCGGCCGTGGCCAGGCCGGCATGATCGGCTGCACCCAGCCGCGACGGATTGCCGCACGCGCGGTGGCCACCCGGGTGGCACAGGAACTGCAGAGCGAGCTGGGCCAGCTGGTCGGCTACCAGGTACGCTTCAACGACAAGGTGGGCGAGGACAGCCGGGTCAAGTTCATGACCGACGGCATCCTGCTGGCCGAGATCGCCAGTGACCGCTGGTTGTCGAACTACGACACGATCATCGTTGACGAGGCCCATGAACGCAGCCTCAACATCGACTTCCTGCTGGGCTACCTCAAGCAGCTGCTGCGCAAGCGGCCGGACCTGAAGCTGATCGTCACCTCGGCGACCATCGACACCGAGCGTTTCGCCCAGCATTTCGACAATGCGCCGGTGATCAGCGTGGAAGGCCGTACCTTCCCGGTGGAGGTGCGTTACCGCGCGCTGGAAGGCGAGGGCGAGCAGGAGGGCGAGCGCACGGTCAACGATGCCATCGTGGCAGCGGTGGATGAGATCACCCGCCAGGATGCGCGCGGTGATGTGCTGATCTTTCTGCCGGGCGAACGCGAGATCCGCGATGCGCACCAGGCGCTGGAGCGGCGCAAGTACCGGCAGACCGACGTGCTGCCGCTGTACGCGCGGCTGTCCAACCAGGACCAGGACCGGGTGTTCAACCCCGGGCCGAACCGGCGCATCGTGCTGGCCACCAACGTGGCTGAAACCTCGCTGACGGTGCCGCGCATCCGCTACGTGGTCGATCCGGGCTTTGCCCGCGTCAAGCGCTACAGCCCGCGCAACAAGCTGGACCGGCTGCACATCGAGCCGATTTCGCAGGCCAGCGCCAACCAGCGCAAGGGCCGTTGCGGCCGTATCGCCGAGGGCATCTGCTACCGTCTGTATGCCGAGGCCGATTTCCAGGCGCGGCCGGAATTTACCGATCCGGAAATCCGCCGCTCCAGCCTGGCGGGGGTGATCCTGCGCATGCTGCAGCTGGGCCTGGGCCGGATCGAGGACTTCCCGTTCCTGGAAGCGCCGGACGAACGCGCCATCGCCGACGGCTGGCAGCAGCTGGCCGAACTGGGGGCGATCGACAGCGAGCGCCGCATGACCGCGGTCGGCAAGCAGATGGCACGGCTACCGGTGGACGTGAAGCTGGCGCGCATGCTGGTGGCCGCGCAGGCGGCCGGCTGCCTGCGGCCGATGCTGGTGATCGCCGCGTTCCTGGGCATCCAGGACCCGCGCGAGCGCCCGCCGGAAGCACGCGGGGCCGCCGACAGCGCCCATGCGCAGTTCGCCGATGGCCGCTCTGAATTCGTCGGTGTGCTGCGCCTGTGGGATGGCTACCGGCAGGCCCACGAGGACCTGACCCAGTCCAAGCTGCGCGACTGGTGTGGCCGTCATTTCCTCGGTTTCCTGCGCATGCGCGAGTGGCGCGAGCTGCATCGCCAGCTGCGCCTGCTGTGCGAGGAACTGGGCTGGAAGGAAGAGGCCATCGAGGCGTCGATGGCGCCGCTGCTGGCGGGCAGCAGTGCGCCTGCGGCCGCGCGTGACGATGCCGAAGCGGCCAAGGCCACCCGCGGCCAGCTGCACCGTGCCGCGCGCCTGGCCCGCGAAGGCAAGGCCGAGCCCGCGCCGGCCCCGGTGGCCGCGCGTGCGCAGAGGGAACAGGCCCCGGCCGGCGGCGGCTTCAGCGAAAAGGTGCGTGCCAGTGCCTACCAGACGCTGCACCGCGCGCTGGTGGCCGGCCTGCCCACGCAGATCGGCCACCGCACCGACAAGGGCGACTTCCAGGCCCCGCGCCAGCGCCGCTTCCTGCCGTTCCCGGGCTCGGTGCTGTCCAAGCGGCCGCCGCCGTGGCTGCTGGCGGCCAACCTGCTGGACACACAGAAGGTGTGGGGCATGACCCTGGCGGCGATCGAGCCGGACTGGGTGATCGCCGAACTGCCGCACCTGCTGCTGCGCAAGCACTTCGATCCGCACTGGTCGCGCGCGCAGGGGCAGGTGCTGGCCTCCGAGCAGATCAGCCTGTTCGGCCTGGTGCTGGCCCCGAAGAAACCCGTGCACTACGGCCGCATCAACCCGGGCGAGGCGCATGACATCTTCGTGCGCCAGGCGCTGGTGACCGGCGAGATCACCACCCGCGCCAGCGTGGTGGCCGACAACCTGAAAGTGCTGGAAGAGGCGCGTGAGGAAGAAGCCAAGCTGCGCCGTGCCGGCATCGTCGCCGACGAGGACTGGCAGGCGCGCTGGTACCTGGACCGGGTGCCGCCGCAGATCCATTCGGCCGCCGGCCTGGATGCGTGGTGGAAGGCGCTCGCGCCACCGCAGCGGCACGCCCTGCAGTGGACGCTGCAGGACCTGCTGCCCGGCGAGGGCAGCGAGGAAGACCGCTACCCGAAGTACCTGCCGCTGGGCGATGCACGCCTGCCGCTGCACTACCGCTTCGAGCCGGGTGCCGAAGACGATGGCGTGACCGTGGACGTGCCGCTGCACCTGCTCAATGCGCTCGATCCGGTGCGGCTGGGCTGGCTGGCGCCGGGCTTCGTGGCCGACAAGGCCTCGGCGCTGATCCGCAGCCTGCCCAAGGCGATGCGCCGCAACTACGTGCCGGCCCCGGATTTCGCCCGTGCGTTCTTCGAAGCGTTCCCGCAGCCCAGCGCCGATGACATCACCGGCGAACTGGCGCGTTTCCTCAGCCGGGCGACCGGTGCCACGGTGGCGGCCACCGATTTCGACGTGCCGGCGCTGGAGCCGCACCTGCGGATGAACCTGCGCCTGCGCGATGACCATGGCAAGGTGCTGGCGACGTCGCGTGATCTGGACGTGCTGCGCGCACGCTTCGGCGACCGCGCGGGCCAGGCCTTCGCGGCCCGTGCCGGGCGCGCGATGGCGGCCGAAGGGCTGCGGACCTTCCCTGCCGCACCGATCCCGCTGCAGGTGCCCGGTGAGGCCGGTGTACCGGCCTGGCCGGCGCTGGTCGACGAAGGCGAGACGGCCGCGTTGCGCATCTTCGCCGATCGCCAGCAGGCGCAGGAGGCCCACCCGCAGGGCGTGCGCCGGCTGCTGGAGATCGGCTTGGCCGAGAAGGTCAAGCAGGCGCGCAAGCAGTTGCCGGTAGCGGCCAAGACCGGGCTGCTGTACGCGGCGATCGAATCGCAGGAACGCCTGCGCGGCGATCTGGTGGATGCGGCGATGAATGCCGTGCTGGCCGACGGGCTGGGCGAGATCCGCGATGCAGCGCTCTTCGAGCAGCGGCGCGAGCAGGCCGGCAAGGCGCTGTTCGGCGAAGCAATGCAGCGGCTGAAACTGGCCGAGAGCATCCTGGCGCTGGTGGCGGAGCTGAAGCCGCTGCTGGAAGCACCGCTGATGGGCTGGGCGCGTGGCAACCTGGACGACATGGAGGCGCAGCTGGCCGGGCTGGTGCATGCCGGCTTCCTGCGGGACACGCCGGCCGATGCGCTGGCGCAGTATCCGCGCTACCTCAAGGCGATGATCCTGCGCACGGAACGGGCCAAGCGTGACCCGACCCGCGATCAGGCCCGCATGCTGGAACTGCGTCCCTTCCTGGAGGCGCTGGAGTCTGGCGACCAGCAGGGCCTGCGCGCACGGCCGGCATGGCAGGCACTGCGCTGGGACCTGGAGGAACTGCGGGTCTCGCTGTTCGCGCAGGAACTGGGGGCCCGCACGGGCATCTCGGCCAAGAAGCTGGCACAGCGGGTTGCCGCGCTGCGGCAGGGGTGA
- a CDS encoding Dps family protein translates to MAKTKTPAKAKTGKQKLAAAAPSAPNIDIGISQTDRKKIADGLSRFQADAFTLYLKTHNFHWNVTGSMFNSLHTMFETQYTEQWAALDDVAERIRALGFNAPGSYREFAALTSIAEEPGLTDSADWREMVRQLVVANEAVCRTAREVLDQAAKGEDAPTEDLMTQRLQTHEKYAWMLRSLLQ, encoded by the coding sequence ATGGCGAAGACCAAGACCCCGGCCAAGGCCAAGACCGGCAAGCAGAAGCTGGCCGCCGCTGCACCGTCGGCCCCGAACATCGATATCGGGATCAGCCAGACCGACCGCAAGAAGATCGCCGACGGGCTGTCGCGCTTCCAGGCCGATGCGTTCACCCTGTACCTGAAGACGCACAACTTCCACTGGAATGTCACCGGGTCGATGTTCAACTCGCTGCATACCATGTTCGAGACCCAGTACACCGAGCAGTGGGCGGCGCTGGACGACGTGGCCGAGCGCATCCGCGCACTGGGCTTCAATGCCCCGGGCTCCTACCGGGAATTCGCCGCGCTGACCTCGATCGCCGAGGAGCCGGGGCTGACCGACAGCGCCGACTGGCGTGAAATGGTACGCCAGTTGGTGGTCGCCAACGAAGCGGTCTGCCGTACGGCCCGTGAGGTGCTGGACCAGGCGGCCAAGGGCGAGGACGCCCCGACCGAGGACCTGATGACCCAGCGCCTGCAGACCCACGAGAAGTATGCCTGGATGCTGCGCTCGCTTCTCCAGTAA
- the recQ gene encoding DNA helicase RecQ: MSSRPAHDLLRRVFGYDDFRGPQQDIVEHVAAGHDALVLMPTGGGKSLCYQVPALLRDGCGIVISPLIALMQDQVEALRQVGVRAEFLNSTLDGETAARVERELLAGELDMLYVAPERLLTGRFLNLLARSPIALFAIDEAHCVSQWGHDFRPEYRQLTVLHERWPDIPRIALTATADPPTQREIAERLDLAQARHFVSSFDRPNIRYTVVQKDNARKQLTDFLRGHRGEAGIVYCMSRRKVEETAEFLCGQGFTALPYHAGLPAEVRAANQRRFLREDGIVMCATIAFGMGIDKPDVRFVAHTDLPKSMEGYYQETGRAGRDGEAAEAWLCYGLGDVVLLKQMIEQSEAGEERKQLERTKLDHLLGYCESMQCRRQVLLAGFGETYPQPCGNCDNCLTPPAAWDATIPAQKALSCVYRSGQRYGVGHLIDILRGSENDKVRQAGHAQLSTYGIGRDLDARTWRSVFRQLVAASLLEVDSEGHGGLRLTDASRDVLKGNRAIRMRRENPASVGRERSAQRTGLSVLPQDLALFNALRGLRAELAREQNVPAFVIFHDSTLRNIAEQRPTSLDELARVGGIGGSKLSRYGPRLVEIVREEG; encoded by the coding sequence ATGTCTTCCCGTCCCGCGCACGATCTGCTCCGCCGCGTCTTTGGCTACGACGATTTCCGTGGTCCACAGCAGGACATCGTGGAGCATGTGGCTGCCGGTCATGACGCCCTGGTCCTGATGCCGACCGGTGGCGGCAAGTCGCTGTGCTACCAGGTCCCGGCCCTGCTGCGCGACGGCTGCGGCATCGTCATTTCGCCGTTGATCGCACTGATGCAGGACCAGGTCGAGGCCCTGCGCCAGGTCGGGGTGCGCGCCGAATTCCTCAATTCCACCCTGGATGGGGAGACCGCCGCGCGGGTCGAGCGCGAACTGCTGGCCGGCGAGCTGGACATGCTCTATGTCGCCCCCGAACGCCTGCTGACCGGCCGCTTCCTGAACCTGCTGGCACGCAGCCCCATCGCCCTGTTCGCCATCGACGAGGCGCACTGCGTGTCGCAGTGGGGCCACGACTTCCGCCCGGAATACCGCCAGCTCACCGTGCTGCACGAGCGCTGGCCGGACATCCCGCGCATCGCCCTGACCGCCACTGCCGATCCGCCCACCCAGCGCGAGATCGCCGAGCGCCTGGACCTGGCCCAGGCCCGCCACTTCGTCAGTTCCTTCGACCGCCCCAACATCCGCTACACCGTGGTGCAGAAGGACAACGCCCGCAAGCAGCTGACCGATTTCCTGCGCGGCCACCGCGGCGAGGCCGGCATCGTCTACTGCATGTCCCGGCGCAAGGTGGAGGAAACGGCCGAGTTCCTGTGCGGCCAGGGCTTCACCGCGCTTCCCTACCATGCCGGCCTGCCCGCCGAGGTGCGCGCCGCCAACCAGCGCCGCTTCCTGCGCGAGGACGGCATCGTCATGTGCGCCACCATCGCCTTCGGCATGGGCATCGACAAGCCCGATGTACGCTTCGTCGCCCATACCGACCTGCCCAAGTCGATGGAAGGCTATTACCAGGAAACCGGCCGCGCCGGCCGCGATGGCGAAGCCGCCGAGGCGTGGCTGTGCTATGGGCTGGGCGATGTGGTGCTGCTCAAGCAGATGATCGAGCAGTCCGAAGCCGGCGAAGAGCGCAAGCAGCTCGAGCGCACCAAGCTCGACCACCTGCTGGGCTACTGCGAATCGATGCAGTGCCGGCGCCAGGTGCTGCTGGCCGGCTTCGGCGAGACCTACCCGCAGCCCTGCGGCAACTGCGACAACTGCCTGACCCCGCCTGCGGCCTGGGACGCGACCATTCCTGCGCAGAAGGCGCTGAGCTGCGTCTACCGCAGCGGCCAGCGCTACGGCGTGGGCCACCTGATCGACATCCTGCGCGGCAGCGAGAACGACAAGGTCCGCCAGGCCGGCCATGCCCAGCTGAGCACCTACGGCATCGGCCGCGACCTGGATGCGCGCACCTGGCGCAGCGTGTTCCGCCAGCTGGTCGCCGCCAGCCTGCTGGAAGTGGACAGCGAAGGCCACGGTGGCCTGCGCCTGACCGACGCCAGCCGCGACGTGCTCAAGGGCAACCGCGCGATCCGCATGCGCCGCGAGAACCCGGCCAGCGTCGGCCGCGAGCGCAGTGCCCAGCGCACCGGCCTGTCGGTGCTGCCGCAGGACCTGGCCCTGTTCAACGCCCTGCGCGGCCTGCGCGCCGAACTGGCGCGGGAACAGAACGTGCCGGCCTTCGTGATCTTCCACGACAGCACCCTGCGCAATATCGCCGAGCAGCGCCCGACCAGCCTGGACGAGCTGGCCCGGGTCGGCGGCATCGGTGGCAGCAAGCTGTCCCGCTATGGCCCACGGCTGGTGGAGATCGTGCGCGAAGAAGGCTGA